Proteins encoded in a region of the Planococcus shixiaomingii genome:
- the rpmF gene encoding 50S ribosomal protein L32 yields MAVPARRTSKTVKRKRRTHFKLSVPGMVTCPSCGESKLAHRVCKACGSYKGKEVVSK; encoded by the coding sequence ATGGCTGTACCAGCTAGAAGAACGTCCAAAACCGTTAAAAGAAAACGCCGTACACATTTCAAATTGTCAGTGCCGGGCATGGTAACTTGCCCAAGCTGTGGCGAATCGAAATTGGCTCACCGCGTCTGCAAAGCATGCGGATCATACAAAGGGAAAGAAGTAGTTAGCAAATAA
- a CDS encoding glycerophosphodiester phosphodiesterase produces MGKKTKLGIAAVAVSAAAWAGSKAFSNPQSRPDKQVLSFGFPIVLAHRGGSAIAPEHSMAAFSKSAELGVQGFEIDIRLTNDEEILVFHDEYIDRTTDGAGRVADMSLPKLRTFDLGYHYVDINGEHSFRGMGEKVVLLKELFEAFPNIYINIDIKDSPETYEGSLIPSKLWRLIEAQGVEDRVVVTSFYDEQIDRFNLYAQNRVAIGAGENEVKKAFAAFNSQLGHLYKPRADVFQLPVRQSVFRLDSPRFISFLGNLNVPVHYWTINEPEQMQALIAAGAKGIVTDRPDLAVTAISKIEDK; encoded by the coding sequence ATGGGGAAAAAAACAAAACTGGGGATAGCTGCAGTTGCCGTAAGTGCAGCAGCTTGGGCAGGTTCCAAAGCATTCTCTAATCCACAAAGCCGGCCTGATAAACAAGTTTTAAGCTTCGGCTTTCCTATCGTCCTGGCACACCGCGGCGGATCAGCCATCGCCCCTGAACATTCAATGGCCGCTTTCTCCAAATCAGCTGAATTAGGTGTGCAAGGCTTTGAAATCGACATTCGGTTAACGAACGACGAAGAAATCCTCGTGTTCCACGATGAATATATAGATCGGACAACTGATGGAGCTGGCCGGGTAGCCGATATGTCGCTCCCTAAGCTTCGGACATTTGATCTCGGTTATCATTATGTAGACATAAATGGAGAGCATTCTTTCCGCGGCATGGGTGAAAAAGTGGTCTTGTTGAAGGAACTTTTCGAAGCGTTCCCTAACATATACATCAACATCGATATAAAAGATTCTCCGGAAACGTATGAAGGAAGTCTGATTCCTTCAAAACTTTGGCGTTTGATTGAAGCGCAAGGAGTTGAAGACCGGGTAGTTGTCACAAGCTTTTATGATGAACAAATCGACCGCTTTAATTTGTATGCTCAAAACCGGGTAGCTATCGGAGCTGGGGAAAACGAAGTAAAAAAAGCGTTTGCCGCTTTTAACAGCCAATTGGGCCATCTGTATAAACCACGGGCAGATGTCTTTCAACTTCCAGTAAGGCAATCTGTGTTCCGTCTTGATTCGCCTCGTTTCATTTCGTTCCTAGGAAACTTAAACGTTCCGGTTCATTACTGGACGATTAACGAGCCTGAACAAATGCAGGCGTTAATCGCAGCAGGGGCAAAAGGCATTGTCACCGACCGTCCCGACCTAGCGGTTACTGCAATCTCAAAAATTGAAGACAAATAA
- a CDS encoding YugN family protein — MYFENTGLENIRVDFTLLDHIMSKHGLTKEGQWDYERVTYDRKFIIREGTYYLRVFAYAVEGDIDSNDALLNVMKPVLGKYYYPFGVEYGEDEHFPEHLIKTCAEILTTIKSEVQSFEVKA, encoded by the coding sequence ATGTATTTTGAAAATACAGGACTTGAAAACATACGTGTAGACTTTACATTACTCGATCACATCATGAGCAAGCACGGTTTGACAAAAGAAGGCCAATGGGATTACGAACGCGTTACATACGACCGTAAATTCATTATTCGCGAAGGCACTTACTATTTGCGCGTTTTCGCATATGCCGTAGAAGGCGATATCGACTCAAATGATGCCCTTCTTAACGTAATGAAGCCTGTTCTAGGCAAGTACTACTACCCGTTCGGCGTAGAGTATGGAGAAGACGAGCATTTCCCAGAACACTTGATCAAAACTTGTGCTGAAATTTTAACAACTATTAAATCAGAAGTACAATCGTTCGAAGTAAAAGCATAA
- a CDS encoding DUF420 domain-containing protein → MNLPLLPTISTFFIVLSAIFVAIGWNLIRRRKIEAHKKAMLAAGVSALIFFIIYVSRTVFVGNTAFGGPDDIKIFYTVFLIFHIILATTGGILGGYNIWLGLKNKLAKHRKLGPIASVVWFFTAITGVMVYLLLYVIYEGGHTTSVFKAILGN, encoded by the coding sequence ATGAATTTGCCGTTATTACCGACAATCAGTACGTTTTTTATTGTTTTAAGCGCTATATTTGTAGCAATCGGTTGGAATTTGATTCGCCGCCGCAAGATAGAAGCCCATAAGAAGGCCATGCTTGCAGCAGGCGTTTCAGCGTTGATCTTTTTCATCATTTACGTCTCCCGCACGGTTTTTGTAGGAAATACCGCTTTTGGCGGGCCGGATGACATCAAGATTTTCTATACAGTATTTCTGATTTTCCACATCATCCTTGCGACTACAGGGGGGATATTAGGCGGCTACAACATTTGGTTGGGCCTTAAGAATAAACTTGCAAAACACCGCAAACTGGGTCCTATCGCCAGCGTCGTCTGGTTCTTCACTGCCATCACAGGGGTTATGGTTTACTTGCTGCTATATGTAATTTATGAAGGCGGGCATACCACTTCAGTATTCAAAGCAATTTTAGGGAATTAA
- a CDS encoding enoyl-CoA hydratase/isomerase family protein encodes MSYKLEISEQIMTFTIDRPEIRNAINEDVMVGLEELAQKAQESEIRYVVITASGSQAFCSGGDLSVFHELKTEAQAYSMLKRMGDVLYRIKTLPVPVIALVNGAAVGGGCEIATACDYRLIREHVKCGFIQGTLAITSGWGGGTYLFETLQHDRALQMLTEARVYTAAELQQNGWATEVVRTDEDLHNFFKSMNKIQPEVHRAYKAIAIRKWQETNLKDRVDAEIQRCAELWAEDAHHDAVDSFLNKGNK; translated from the coding sequence ATGTCCTATAAATTAGAAATATCCGAACAAATCATGACTTTCACGATCGACCGGCCCGAAATCCGCAACGCCATAAATGAAGATGTAATGGTTGGATTAGAGGAATTGGCCCAAAAAGCACAGGAGAGCGAAATCCGCTATGTCGTAATTACTGCGTCGGGGAGCCAAGCCTTCTGCTCCGGCGGTGATTTATCCGTCTTCCACGAACTTAAAACAGAAGCACAAGCGTATTCAATGCTTAAGAGAATGGGTGATGTGCTGTATCGCATCAAAACCTTGCCTGTACCGGTCATAGCGCTCGTCAACGGCGCTGCTGTCGGCGGCGGGTGTGAAATCGCCACAGCCTGCGATTACCGGCTTATCAGAGAGCACGTGAAATGCGGGTTTATTCAAGGGACCTTGGCCATTACAAGCGGCTGGGGAGGCGGAACCTATTTATTTGAAACGCTGCAGCACGACCGCGCGCTTCAAATGCTGACTGAAGCGAGAGTGTACACAGCCGCAGAACTTCAGCAAAACGGCTGGGCAACAGAAGTGGTCCGGACAGACGAAGACTTACATAATTTTTTCAAATCGATGAACAAAATCCAGCCTGAAGTGCACCGCGCCTATAAGGCCATTGCCATTCGAAAGTGGCAGGAAACCAATCTGAAGGACCGTGTAGATGCCGAAATCCAGCGCTGTGCAGAACTTTGGGCAGAAGATGCCCACCACGACGCAGTTGATTCTTTTTTAAATAAGGGCAATAAATGA
- the ctaG gene encoding cytochrome c oxidase assembly factor CtaG, which translates to MPISIFGFQALWSPVYLGVLVLITILYFLVLVKWRGKFKESEPLKMKEAGLFVSAMVLLYAVKGTPIDLLGHILFSMHMGQMAIMLLLIPPLFIMGIPTWAWRAFINLPIVNPIFNFLSRPMFALIFFTMVFSFYHIPLIFDFVKQGILLHGIVNIILFVSAIFYWWPVVNNLEGMYKFHGLKKLAYLFGLSVTLTPACALIIFGQNPFYATYTEGEAWLQAMALCVPSGTLSQLGLSGPEMFSSMSTLEDQRTGGIVMKVLQELVFTVFLWLVFYEWLRNENDNADEITAKALRDRELMAYHRHNA; encoded by the coding sequence ATGCCAATTAGTATTTTCGGGTTCCAGGCTTTATGGAGTCCGGTTTATTTGGGAGTTCTCGTTCTTATTACGATTCTATATTTTTTAGTGCTTGTAAAATGGAGAGGGAAGTTCAAGGAAAGTGAACCGCTGAAGATGAAGGAAGCGGGCCTTTTTGTGTCAGCAATGGTTTTGCTGTATGCGGTTAAAGGCACTCCAATAGATTTGCTTGGCCATATTCTTTTTAGTATGCATATGGGCCAGATGGCAATTATGTTGTTGCTTATTCCACCACTCTTTATTATGGGAATCCCTACATGGGCATGGAGAGCATTCATCAACTTGCCGATTGTTAATCCGATTTTTAATTTTCTCAGCAGACCGATGTTTGCGCTCATCTTCTTTACAATGGTATTTTCGTTCTACCATATTCCGTTGATTTTCGATTTTGTAAAACAAGGTATACTTCTCCACGGAATAGTGAACATCATTTTATTTGTATCAGCAATCTTTTATTGGTGGCCAGTGGTCAACAATTTGGAAGGCATGTATAAGTTCCATGGATTGAAGAAACTGGCTTATCTTTTTGGCTTGAGTGTAACATTGACACCGGCTTGTGCATTGATTATTTTCGGCCAAAATCCGTTTTACGCGACATATACAGAAGGAGAAGCGTGGCTTCAAGCCATGGCTTTGTGTGTACCATCGGGAACTTTGTCTCAATTAGGGTTATCAGGGCCAGAGATGTTCTCAAGCATGTCCACGCTGGAAGATCAGCGGACTGGTGGCATCGTCATGAAGGTTTTGCAGGAGCTTGTTTTCACTGTATTCCTTTGGCTCGTCTTTTATGAATGGCTGCGAAATGAAAATGATAACGCAGACGAAATTACAGCTAAAGCTTTGCGTGATCGTGAATTGATGGCTTATCACAGACACAATGCTTAA
- the coaD gene encoding pantetheine-phosphate adenylyltransferase: protein MSKIAVVPGSFDPITMGHLDIIKRASTIFDEVKVVVMNNSSKNPLFSVEERVELISQVTSTIPNVQVESFSGLLIDYAVEVKANAIIRGLRAVSDFEYEMQITSMNRFLNENIETLFMVSNNHYSFLSSSIVKEVAKYKGNITGLVPEAVENALKLKFQ from the coding sequence TTGAGTAAAATTGCTGTAGTGCCAGGAAGTTTCGATCCAATTACAATGGGTCATCTCGATATTATTAAAAGAGCTTCAACCATTTTTGACGAAGTGAAAGTTGTGGTAATGAACAATTCGTCGAAAAATCCGTTATTTAGTGTGGAGGAACGAGTAGAGCTCATTTCACAAGTGACGAGTACGATTCCGAATGTTCAAGTGGAATCATTTTCTGGTTTGCTGATTGATTATGCGGTTGAAGTAAAAGCGAATGCCATAATTCGAGGGCTGCGCGCAGTTTCCGATTTTGAATATGAAATGCAAATTACGTCGATGAACCGTTTCTTGAATGAAAACATTGAAACCCTGTTCATGGTTTCGAACAACCATTATTCGTTTTTGAGTTCAAGCATTGTCAAAGAAGTGGCTAAATACAAAGGCAATATAACCGGATTGGTCCCAGAAGCGGTTGAAAATGCATTGAAGCTCAAATTCCAATAA
- the rsmD gene encoding 16S rRNA (guanine(966)-N(2))-methyltransferase RsmD: MRVVAGTVKGLQLKAVPGTSTRPTSDKVKESIFNMIGPFFDGGNALDLFAGSGGLGIEALSRGIDRVIFTDKDRKAVETIHSNLEKTRLKDQAEVYCTDADRALKAMKKKEIHARLMFLDPPYHLEKAYELMDKAAELGIMTDDSIVVCEHAKEVELKDSTRFYDRFKKELYGSTIISIYRHRGEEGAEFE; this comes from the coding sequence TTGCGAGTAGTAGCAGGAACGGTAAAAGGGCTGCAGTTAAAGGCAGTTCCGGGAACATCAACAAGACCCACTTCAGATAAAGTTAAAGAATCCATATTCAATATGATTGGCCCCTTTTTTGACGGCGGCAATGCCCTGGATTTATTTGCAGGCAGCGGAGGTCTTGGCATTGAAGCGTTAAGCCGAGGCATCGATCGGGTGATTTTCACCGATAAAGACCGAAAAGCAGTAGAAACCATTCATTCCAACTTAGAAAAGACGCGCTTAAAAGATCAGGCGGAAGTATATTGCACGGACGCTGACCGCGCTTTGAAGGCAATGAAGAAAAAAGAGATCCACGCACGGCTGATGTTTCTGGATCCGCCATACCATTTGGAGAAAGCTTACGAATTAATGGATAAGGCAGCCGAACTCGGCATTATGACCGATGATTCGATTGTTGTTTGTGAGCACGCCAAAGAAGTGGAATTAAAAGACAGCACCCGTTTTTATGACCGGTTTAAAAAAGAATTATATGGCAGCACCATCATTTCAATTTACCGCCATCGTGGGGAAGAGGGAGCAGAATTTGAGTAA
- a CDS encoding YlbF family regulator: protein MFMTYEWYLITDSADELSEMIIHSEQTKLYQEAYSAVYDNKNLADEIHAFARLKEQYEEVQRFGKYHPDYHRVMKQIRVDKRKLDLNEHVAALRLAENELQDLIDQVSFIIGRSVSEAVKIPSSNPFFSSDSSCGGSCGTGGGCSCSA from the coding sequence ATGTTCATGACCTACGAATGGTACCTAATTACGGACTCTGCTGATGAGCTGAGTGAAATGATCATCCACTCGGAGCAAACAAAGCTTTATCAAGAAGCTTATAGCGCCGTTTACGATAATAAAAATCTTGCAGATGAGATTCATGCTTTTGCACGATTAAAAGAGCAATACGAAGAAGTTCAACGGTTCGGTAAATACCATCCCGATTACCATAGAGTGATGAAACAGATTCGAGTTGATAAGCGAAAGTTGGATCTCAACGAACACGTGGCCGCATTAAGGCTGGCTGAAAATGAATTACAGGACTTGATCGACCAAGTAAGCTTCATTATTGGCAGATCCGTTTCCGAAGCTGTAAAAATCCCATCAAGCAATCCGTTCTTTTCTTCGGATTCTTCATGTGGCGGCAGCTGCGGAACAGGCGGCGGCTGCTCTTGCTCGGCATAA
- a CDS encoding nucleotidyltransferase — translation MKATGIIVEYNPFHNGHLHHAAQTKKQSGADVLIAVMSGQFLQRGEPAFADKWTRTQMALAAGVDLVIELPYVYATAQASDFAKGGIALLDAIGCDSFCFGSEQGDIEPFLRSYSLLEEQRDQYEHLIHEAVQTGISYPMALNKAYTQLTGNADGFADLKQPNNILGFHYIEAARKMNSRIRPMTIQRIGANYHDPIESSTAIASATGIRKAFFEDKSIEELSVFMPEASVLALKRFKEETGSFGSWERFYPLLRYTILKERPESLKRFAEVTEGIENLIYEAAKIEDTFEGFIGRVKSKRFTRTRVQRMMTHIFTGFTWQQLRSFQAPSYLRLLGMSENGRTYLHHQKKKIELPLISRAASLNDSMGKLDIHATNMYLLGLGVTGLKKEFTTPPIYFG, via the coding sequence ATGAAAGCTACAGGCATTATTGTCGAATACAATCCATTCCATAACGGCCACCTCCATCATGCTGCACAAACAAAAAAACAATCCGGAGCAGACGTGCTCATTGCCGTGATGAGCGGCCAATTTTTGCAGCGCGGAGAACCTGCATTTGCTGACAAATGGACCCGGACCCAAATGGCTCTTGCAGCGGGCGTTGATCTTGTGATCGAACTGCCTTACGTCTATGCAACCGCCCAGGCTTCCGATTTTGCTAAAGGAGGCATCGCTTTGTTGGACGCGATCGGCTGCGATTCTTTTTGCTTTGGCAGTGAGCAAGGTGACATTGAGCCTTTCCTTCGCTCGTACAGCCTGTTAGAAGAGCAGCGGGACCAATATGAACATCTTATCCATGAAGCTGTTCAAACAGGCATCAGCTACCCTATGGCGCTGAATAAAGCCTACACACAACTTACCGGCAACGCTGACGGTTTTGCTGATTTGAAACAGCCCAATAACATTCTTGGCTTTCATTACATAGAAGCAGCCAGAAAAATGAACTCCAGGATTCGGCCAATGACGATACAGCGGATTGGCGCGAATTATCATGACCCGATCGAAAGCAGCACCGCCATTGCCAGCGCCACTGGCATACGGAAAGCTTTTTTTGAAGATAAGTCCATTGAAGAACTATCTGTTTTCATGCCTGAAGCTTCCGTCTTGGCTTTAAAGCGATTCAAAGAGGAAACTGGTTCTTTCGGCAGCTGGGAACGGTTTTACCCACTGCTTCGCTACACTATCCTGAAAGAGCGTCCAGAAAGCCTTAAAAGGTTTGCAGAAGTGACGGAAGGCATTGAAAACTTGATTTATGAGGCAGCGAAAATCGAGGACACGTTTGAAGGGTTTATTGGCCGCGTAAAATCGAAACGGTTTACGCGGACACGCGTGCAGCGAATGATGACGCATATCTTTACAGGGTTCACATGGCAGCAGCTGCGCTCTTTTCAAGCGCCAAGTTATTTGCGGCTTCTTGGCATGTCGGAAAACGGCAGAACCTATTTGCATCACCAAAAAAAGAAAATCGAGCTCCCCCTCATCAGCCGCGCAGCCAGCTTGAATGATTCCATGGGAAAACTCGATATTCATGCCACAAACATGTATTTGCTCGGCCTTGGAGTAACCGGGCTGAAAAAAGAATTCACTACTCCGCCGATTTATTTTGGTTGA
- a CDS encoding SepM family pheromone-processing serine protease, with the protein MKNKKVIFLVIVLALSVFLTNYHLDLYITKPGGAYELAPLVKVEGGDEDDQGSLSLMTVSMMTATPVLYLYSKFQEGYKVLQPEQVRSPHESDEEYNVRQLKMMSDSQINALQVAFEEANLPYEVSNNGVFVLNVIEGGAAGKILTPGDRVLSIDGQEFETAKEFVGYISSKKEGEEVEVVFEREDRKITETIKLAPLPTEPKRVGLGISFVEDKKITTDPKVKIDSDQIGGPSAGLMFTLEIMNQLLDEDITKGYDVAGTGTMESDGTVGRIGGIDQKIIAADDDGVEIFFAPDDEVHEGIESNYATAKETAEKIGTDMKVVPVKTIEDALVYLEELQPK; encoded by the coding sequence ATGAAAAACAAAAAAGTGATCTTTTTAGTTATAGTACTGGCCTTGTCTGTATTTCTTACTAATTATCACTTAGACCTCTATATTACAAAACCGGGCGGCGCCTATGAACTGGCACCATTGGTTAAAGTAGAGGGCGGAGATGAAGATGATCAAGGAAGTTTAAGCTTGATGACGGTTTCTATGATGACGGCAACCCCTGTACTTTATCTGTATTCAAAATTTCAGGAAGGCTATAAAGTGCTGCAGCCGGAACAAGTGCGCAGCCCCCATGAAAGCGATGAGGAATATAACGTTCGGCAATTGAAAATGATGTCCGATTCGCAGATCAATGCGCTTCAGGTCGCTTTTGAAGAAGCAAATCTGCCGTATGAAGTGAGCAATAATGGCGTTTTTGTTTTGAATGTGATTGAAGGCGGGGCAGCTGGTAAAATACTGACTCCTGGAGATCGGGTGCTGTCAATCGACGGCCAAGAGTTTGAAACGGCGAAAGAGTTTGTCGGTTATATATCGAGCAAAAAAGAAGGCGAAGAAGTTGAAGTGGTCTTTGAGCGGGAAGACCGGAAAATAACAGAAACGATAAAGTTGGCCCCGCTTCCTACCGAACCCAAACGTGTCGGCTTAGGTATTTCATTTGTCGAAGACAAAAAAATCACGACCGACCCGAAAGTGAAAATCGATTCGGATCAAATCGGCGGTCCTTCTGCCGGTTTAATGTTCACGTTGGAAATAATGAACCAGCTGCTCGATGAAGATATTACCAAAGGCTATGACGTTGCAGGGACAGGGACCATGGAAAGTGATGGAACCGTCGGCAGAATAGGCGGCATAGACCAGAAAATCATCGCTGCGGATGATGACGGCGTTGAAATTTTCTTCGCTCCGGATGACGAAGTGCATGAAGGTATAGAAAGCAATTATGCTACTGCAAAAGAAACGGCAGAAAAAATCGGCACAGACATGAAAGTCGTGCCGGTCAAAACGATTGAAGACGCCTTGGTTTATTTGGAAGAGCTTCAACCAAAATAA
- a CDS encoding DUF7147 family protein, giving the protein MIQRFIELGEGYGDIYELRELISTNSHRFMQGFVFVSKDPNGKSVLSVAAAFKPTDEGNFMPIYLCREGIPENSKRLEIFEKAIQELGHQPNKMEVKHSSVYAEKQFYFSHLIAILRLNHFIPPMQ; this is encoded by the coding sequence ATGATACAGCGTTTTATTGAACTAGGAGAAGGTTACGGAGACATTTACGAACTCCGGGAACTCATCTCAACAAACTCTCATCGGTTTATGCAAGGCTTTGTTTTTGTCTCAAAAGATCCGAACGGCAAATCGGTGCTTTCAGTTGCCGCCGCATTCAAGCCGACGGATGAAGGCAATTTCATGCCTATTTATTTATGCCGAGAAGGAATTCCAGAAAACTCCAAGCGATTGGAGATTTTTGAAAAAGCCATTCAAGAACTGGGACATCAACCAAATAAAATGGAAGTCAAACATTCTTCAGTTTATGCTGAGAAACAATTTTACTTTAGCCATTTAATCGCGATTTTGCGCTTAAATCATTTTATTCCGCCAATGCAGTAA
- a CDS encoding YceD family protein: MKIAIQQLQKHRKDGMPIDETVQLDAVKKRNSDIRDISPMHVTGHCTIGSQQITCNIHLEGMLILPCARTWEDVEFPINIDSVEIFSWSEKDKGSKDDNVHFVEAETIDLKPVLEELILLEIPIQVFKDDADEAVITGGENWSYSTDEQVEAEKEEAQPKPDPRLADLAKYFDQSDE; encoded by the coding sequence ATGAAAATAGCGATTCAACAGCTTCAAAAGCATCGCAAAGACGGAATGCCAATTGACGAAACTGTCCAGTTGGATGCGGTGAAAAAACGGAATAGCGATATTCGGGATATTTCACCAATGCACGTCACAGGACACTGTACGATTGGTTCGCAACAAATTACGTGCAACATTCATCTTGAAGGCATGTTAATATTGCCTTGTGCAAGAACTTGGGAAGACGTTGAATTTCCTATCAACATTGATTCGGTTGAAATTTTCTCTTGGTCTGAAAAGGACAAAGGAAGCAAGGACGATAATGTTCATTTTGTAGAGGCTGAAACAATTGATTTGAAGCCAGTGCTTGAAGAACTTATTTTACTCGAAATTCCGATTCAAGTTTTTAAGGATGACGCCGATGAAGCCGTTATAACTGGCGGCGAAAACTGGTCGTATTCAACTGATGAGCAAGTGGAAGCCGAGAAAGAAGAAGCACAACCAAAACCGGATCCAAGACTTGCTGATTTAGCAAAGTATTTTGATCAGTCAGATGAATAG
- a CDS encoding CAP domain-containing protein, producing MKDLLRIMIFLSIILFIFFYFDSPISENETLEAPRTVDPLPAQDLIEKSLDVDRPAEGISTYIGKPTKTWINDYGEPDRIEPSAFGYEWWVYNSSFSHYVMAGVKNGEIVQVYTAGTATDAAPFQIGQSLDDLYRFTIIENEVTVKYEKSIYTFSLRAEDINRQLLVSFDGVYAQLYLDEETKTLQAVRFSDAETLIQHRPYDMMYSGDLLPEENPSSSLQQSIDEANAKQVVDLTNVYRLHQQRKPLSENPAVGMMASKHSQDIAKQQFSTEEKELIDLEKRLTDARIDFKEAGENTATQYFDAAETVHGWSNSPDHRDTLLSNRFNQIGVGVYGKFYTQIFLYQEPTRAESQK from the coding sequence TTGAAAGACTTATTGCGCATTATGATTTTTCTATCGATTATTCTTTTTATATTTTTCTACTTCGATTCACCAATTAGCGAAAATGAAACACTGGAAGCTCCAAGAACCGTGGATCCTTTGCCTGCTCAAGATCTTATAGAAAAATCGCTTGACGTTGATCGTCCGGCCGAAGGAATATCCACTTATATAGGTAAGCCAACAAAAACTTGGATCAACGACTATGGAGAGCCGGACCGCATTGAACCTTCTGCTTTTGGTTATGAATGGTGGGTGTACAATAGTTCTTTTTCCCATTATGTTATGGCAGGTGTGAAAAATGGTGAAATCGTCCAAGTTTATACGGCTGGCACAGCAACAGATGCGGCCCCTTTTCAAATTGGCCAATCACTGGATGATTTATATCGGTTTACAATTATAGAAAATGAAGTGACAGTAAAGTACGAAAAGAGCATTTATACTTTTAGCTTACGGGCTGAAGATATAAACAGGCAGCTTCTTGTCAGCTTTGATGGCGTCTATGCGCAATTGTATTTGGACGAAGAAACAAAGACGCTGCAAGCTGTGAGATTTTCGGATGCAGAAACGTTGATACAACATCGCCCATACGACATGATGTACTCTGGTGATTTGCTTCCTGAAGAAAATCCATCGTCAAGTTTGCAGCAATCAATCGATGAAGCAAACGCTAAACAGGTTGTCGATTTGACAAATGTTTACCGCCTGCATCAACAAAGAAAGCCGTTAAGTGAAAATCCGGCAGTCGGCATGATGGCAAGCAAGCATAGCCAAGATATAGCAAAACAACAATTCTCTACAGAAGAAAAAGAGCTGATTGATTTAGAAAAGCGTTTGACTGATGCCCGCATCGACTTTAAAGAAGCGGGAGAGAACACGGCTACTCAATATTTTGACGCGGCTGAAACGGTCCATGGCTGGAGCAATTCACCCGATCACCGAGATACGTTGCTGTCAAACCGTTTCAATCAAATCGGCGTTGGGGTGTACGGCAAATTTTATACCCAGATTTTCTTATATCAAGAGCCGACTAGAGCTGAAAGCCAAAAGTAG
- a CDS encoding PaaI family thioesterase has product MKNLNEKFQQILSNSTEEDLVILSNFIDSFDKKQQGEFTTYLSASLNMTRETHHDGSIVSIPNTPYIHNNMAIPHGGILAVLLDTAMGTLANSKCPPGYGAVTTNLSIHYLTVADEEAICAEAKIIRHGRHTLVIEGNIVQNDGKHIATATGSFFIVPKT; this is encoded by the coding sequence TTGAAAAACTTAAATGAAAAATTCCAGCAAATTTTGAGCAATAGCACCGAGGAAGATCTAGTTATATTATCAAATTTTATCGACAGTTTTGATAAAAAACAACAAGGCGAATTTACTACTTATTTAAGTGCAAGCCTTAATATGACACGCGAAACACATCACGATGGCAGTATCGTCTCCATTCCTAATACACCGTATATCCATAATAATATGGCTATTCCTCACGGCGGCATCTTAGCAGTATTGCTTGATACGGCTATGGGCACTTTGGCAAACAGCAAGTGTCCTCCAGGTTATGGAGCGGTCACTACCAATTTAAGCATCCATTATTTGACGGTAGCCGACGAAGAAGCGATTTGTGCAGAAGCTAAAATAATACGACATGGCCGGCATACACTAGTAATTGAAGGCAACATTGTCCAGAATGACGGAAAACATATTGCCACCGCTACGGGATCATTTTTCATCGTTCCTAAAACATAA
- a CDS encoding YlbG family protein, which translates to MRDRQGLIVYVHHLKQAKSLRKYGHVHFISRKLKYVVLYMDQDVIESTKEKLMKLPYVKQILESQRPFLKTEYENAKPDKAKEYDYKIGL; encoded by the coding sequence ATGCGTGATCGCCAAGGCCTTATTGTCTACGTGCATCATTTAAAGCAAGCAAAATCATTGCGCAAATACGGACATGTTCACTTTATTTCAAGAAAGTTGAAATATGTCGTTCTTTATATGGATCAAGATGTTATTGAAAGCACAAAAGAAAAACTGATGAAATTGCCATACGTTAAACAGATCCTTGAATCTCAACGGCCGTTTTTGAAGACCGAATACGAGAATGCTAAACCCGATAAAGCGAAAGAATACGACTATAAAATCGGCTTATAA